A section of the Leptospira kobayashii genome encodes:
- a CDS encoding HAMP domain-containing methyl-accepting chemotaxis protein encodes MKWFSNLKIRTRMLLGFFTTLILMILIGGMSLWTTQKVLHSLQTVYADRVVPISQLKDISDSYLIGIVDVAHKVRSGRMKFEDGLKSIAKSEEKATKVWDEYMLTYLVPEEKVIIAKMEPELPLLKEGIRKLEYILRTENQSELDKFTTEEMYPKFEPYTHHIDDLIRVQLIIAEREYKESEADYKDSIFLFFSVLGLAIATVILISFFLSAAIANPMKEIVNIAKQVSSGDLAVQLSDKLLLTDSQITSQSQNNEIKVLAYAFSELVEFIKERARILENISMSDLTMDVSLRSEKDVLGKSLRLMVSNLSEIIEKLHFSSQEVDLGAQQLTDASTALSGAASEQASAVEEISATLTEIGNSFISNAENADRMTQLSQITNGQAREGNAKMAELVTAMQEISSSFEQISKINKVINDIAFQTNILALNAAVEAARAGQHGKGFAVVADEVRNLAQKSANAADETTTLIETSLKKVKLGGLATDKTAEVLAKISESAQNVNQLTTDLSVSINEQKLAMMQISQGVDQVTTVTSTTAASAEEVAASSETLKRQVEIMRSVILGFKLKAHTSTALARIDRGQIVL; translated from the coding sequence ATGAAATGGTTTAGCAATCTTAAAATCCGAACCAGGATGTTGCTTGGTTTCTTTACTACACTGATTTTAATGATTCTAATCGGCGGTATGTCTCTTTGGACCACCCAAAAAGTTTTGCATTCTTTGCAAACCGTTTATGCGGATCGGGTTGTGCCCATCAGCCAACTCAAAGATATTTCCGATTCCTATTTGATCGGTATCGTGGACGTTGCACACAAAGTGCGAAGCGGAAGGATGAAATTCGAAGACGGTTTAAAATCCATCGCAAAATCGGAAGAAAAAGCGACCAAGGTATGGGACGAATATATGCTCACCTACCTGGTTCCGGAGGAAAAAGTAATCATCGCAAAGATGGAGCCGGAATTGCCTTTACTAAAGGAGGGAATTCGAAAATTGGAATACATCCTTCGAACGGAAAACCAGTCGGAATTGGACAAATTTACAACGGAAGAAATGTATCCTAAATTCGAACCTTATACACATCATATCGATGATTTAATCCGTGTTCAATTAATCATCGCGGAAAGAGAGTATAAAGAGTCCGAAGCCGATTACAAAGATTCGATATTTTTATTTTTTTCCGTTCTCGGACTTGCCATAGCAACAGTTATTTTAATTTCTTTCTTTCTTTCGGCAGCAATCGCAAATCCGATGAAAGAAATCGTCAACATCGCAAAACAAGTATCAAGTGGAGACCTCGCAGTTCAACTTTCCGACAAACTGTTACTTACCGATTCTCAAATTACGAGTCAGTCCCAAAACAATGAAATTAAGGTTTTGGCATATGCATTTTCGGAGCTGGTGGAATTTATCAAGGAAAGAGCCAGGATTTTGGAAAACATTTCCATGAGTGATCTCACAATGGATGTTTCCTTAAGATCGGAAAAGGACGTACTTGGAAAAAGCCTGAGACTGATGGTGTCCAATCTTTCCGAAATCATCGAAAAACTTCATTTTTCTTCGCAAGAAGTCGACTTAGGCGCGCAACAACTAACAGACGCAAGCACGGCTTTGTCTGGTGCCGCCAGCGAACAAGCAAGTGCCGTGGAAGAAATTTCGGCAACGCTCACTGAAATCGGGAATAGTTTCATATCTAACGCGGAGAATGCGGATCGTATGACTCAGTTATCTCAGATCACCAACGGACAGGCGAGAGAAGGAAACGCAAAAATGGCGGAATTGGTTACAGCCATGCAGGAGATCAGCTCCTCTTTCGAACAAATATCCAAGATCAATAAAGTCATAAATGACATTGCATTTCAAACCAATATACTGGCACTCAATGCCGCCGTGGAAGCGGCCCGGGCAGGACAACATGGAAAAGGTTTTGCCGTAGTTGCGGATGAGGTCAGGAATTTGGCGCAGAAAAGCGCAAACGCTGCGGATGAGACCACTACTTTGATTGAGACTTCTTTGAAAAAAGTGAAATTAGGCGGTCTCGCAACGGACAAAACTGCCGAGGTTCTCGCAAAAATTTCCGAGAGCGCCCAGAATGTAAACCAACTAACAACCGATTTATCTGTGTCAATCAATGAACAAAAATTAGCTATGATGCAAATCTCGCAAGGAGTGGATCAGGTTACTACCGTTACTTCAACGACCGCAGCATCCGCAGAAGAAGTCGCAGCATCCAGTGAAACATTAAAACGCCAGGTGGAAATCATGCGTTCTGTCATTCTGGGTTTTAAATTAAAAGCTCATACTTCCACCGCTTTGGCCAGAATCGACCGCGGACAAATTGTACTCTAG
- a CDS encoding chemotaxis protein CheW, producing the protein MEGLYLTFSLDNRDYAFEVRYLVEIVALPPITTIPGTASFLKGVINLRGKVIPALDVRLRFQMESMDYHDRTCALVVQLEDLIIALIVDKVNEVIRIPKDHIDPAPKIGDSEASRFIIATGRVGDDVKILVDLTKLLSDEESHAVRQTGALGT; encoded by the coding sequence ATGGAAGGTCTGTATCTGACTTTTTCATTGGACAATAGGGATTACGCATTTGAAGTCCGTTATCTGGTGGAGATAGTGGCGCTACCTCCCATCACGACGATTCCGGGAACTGCAAGCTTTCTGAAAGGAGTGATCAATCTCAGGGGAAAAGTAATCCCGGCACTGGATGTAAGATTGCGGTTTCAAATGGAGTCGATGGACTACCACGATAGAACTTGTGCTCTTGTTGTGCAATTGGAAGATCTAATCATCGCACTCATTGTGGATAAAGTAAACGAGGTGATCCGAATTCCAAAAGATCATATTGATCCGGCCCCAAAGATAGGAGATTCGGAAGCAAGCAGGTTTATCATTGCAACGGGAAGAGTGGGAGACGACGTCAAGATCCTCGTGGACTTAACAAAACTTTTGTCAGACGAAGAATCCCACGCAGTCAGACAGACAGGGGCACTCGGAACTTAG
- a CDS encoding chemotaxis protein CheA produces the protein MERDRNEVIEFLSEARELLTGIETELLRFEKLTNASENIDRESLDTLFRYFHTIKGSSGFFGLTGVVKVAHAAENLLDYLRVHPESQDLESLELFIEAHDILKELFDTEESDPSDGDLHKQHHWDYLQKLNLKNELIRKDKDTDFQLTTIKEEEFEIFSEVKKKEPEPEFEIFLPLKKEEEKEPERPIVAKQAKAGKKDLRIDTDKLDSLLDLVGEIVIAEPMVTSHPDLKHLSFENFNKASLHLKKLVRNLQEVTLSLRMVPIAGVFSRMERLVRDTAKKTGKQVNLRIIGEDTEIDKSIVEEIYDPLVHILRNAIDHGLETAEERKEAGKNPVGTIELEAIQSGKEVWISASDDGKGLNREKIIGKAKGLGLLRDSSNELTDKEVWDFLFHPGFSTASEVTDLSGRGVGLDVVRKNVTALKGFVDVHSSLGEGTTFLIRVPLTLAIIEGMVVRKGDGFFILPCVDVKETFYIANAQFSELYKNNHMFPYRDAMIPIADLDLLFGNDSSLGNSDDSKSTYVLVVESEDKKIGIPFDEIIGNQSTVIKPISSIFKNISGLAGCTVLGNGQAGLILDVRKLISNYFSQEFRGVR, from the coding sequence ATGGAAAGGGATCGCAACGAAGTCATAGAGTTTCTCTCTGAGGCACGGGAACTTTTAACCGGTATAGAAACCGAGCTTCTGCGATTTGAAAAATTAACCAATGCCTCGGAGAACATCGATAGGGAATCTTTGGACACCCTGTTCCGTTATTTTCATACGATCAAAGGAAGCTCCGGATTTTTCGGACTCACTGGAGTCGTAAAAGTTGCACATGCGGCGGAAAATCTCCTGGATTATCTCAGAGTTCATCCCGAATCCCAAGACTTGGAATCTCTGGAACTTTTCATCGAGGCCCATGATATTCTAAAGGAGCTTTTCGATACGGAAGAATCGGACCCTTCCGACGGCGACTTACACAAACAACATCATTGGGATTATTTGCAAAAATTGAATCTTAAAAACGAGCTTATCCGAAAAGACAAAGATACCGATTTTCAACTAACTACAATTAAAGAAGAAGAATTCGAAATCTTTTCCGAAGTAAAGAAGAAAGAACCGGAACCTGAATTCGAGATTTTTCTTCCTCTCAAAAAAGAAGAGGAAAAGGAGCCCGAAAGACCAATCGTCGCAAAACAGGCAAAAGCCGGTAAGAAAGATTTACGGATCGATACGGACAAATTGGACAGTTTATTGGATTTGGTCGGAGAAATCGTAATTGCCGAACCGATGGTTACAAGCCACCCCGACCTAAAACATTTATCCTTTGAGAATTTCAACAAAGCCTCTCTGCATTTGAAAAAACTGGTTCGTAATCTTCAGGAAGTAACATTGAGTTTGCGAATGGTTCCTATTGCGGGTGTATTTTCAAGAATGGAAAGACTCGTTCGCGACACCGCAAAAAAAACCGGTAAACAGGTAAATTTGAGAATCATCGGAGAAGATACGGAAATCGACAAATCCATCGTAGAAGAAATATACGATCCTTTGGTCCATATTTTAAGAAATGCGATCGATCACGGATTGGAAACCGCGGAAGAAAGAAAGGAAGCGGGGAAAAATCCCGTAGGCACAATCGAATTGGAAGCAATCCAATCGGGAAAGGAAGTTTGGATTTCCGCATCCGATGATGGCAAAGGATTGAATAGAGAAAAAATAATCGGCAAAGCTAAGGGGCTGGGACTTTTACGGGACAGCTCAAACGAACTGACTGATAAGGAAGTATGGGATTTTTTATTTCACCCCGGATTTTCCACTGCTTCGGAAGTGACAGATCTATCGGGACGGGGAGTCGGTTTGGACGTGGTTAGAAAAAATGTTACCGCCTTAAAAGGGTTTGTCGATGTTCATTCCAGTCTCGGCGAAGGAACAACGTTTCTAATACGGGTTCCTTTGACGCTTGCCATTATAGAAGGTATGGTTGTCCGAAAAGGAGACGGTTTTTTCATTCTTCCTTGCGTAGATGTGAAAGAAACTTTTTACATTGCCAACGCGCAATTCAGCGAACTTTACAAAAACAATCATATGTTCCCTTACCGCGACGCGATGATTCCGATTGCCGACTTGGACTTGTTATTTGGCAATGATTCCTCTTTAGGAAATTCGGACGATTCCAAAAGTACATATGTGTTGGTGGTGGAATCCGAAGATAAAAAAATAGGCATTCCTTTCGACGAGATCATCGGTAACCAATCCACTGTAATCAAACCGATCTCTTCCATATTCAAAAACATTTCAGGCCTTGCCGGATGTACTGTACTTGGAAACGGACAAGCGGGATTGATATTGGATGTTAGAAAATTAATTTCCAATTATTTCTCCCAGGAATTTCGAGGGGTAAGATGA
- a CDS encoding protein-glutamate methylesterase/protein-glutamine glutaminase has protein sequence MTVRKVLIVDDQKSVRSMIRKWIESDPEWKVAAEASNPFEARDRILETGPDAMTLDVHMPGMDGIEFLKKLLPQYPLPVIMFSSLTTEGAGTTLEALEAGAFDFLAKPSGTPESLEETKTDLLEKLKSTIGFNAQSNFFRNASVSKLKTQTPQTSISTYKKKFILIGSSTGGTNALRTVLSNFNEHMPATLVVQHMPENFTLLFAKRLRSELGLEIREAQNNERIEAGTILIAPGDFHLTIQKNGKDYFTKLTKTEKYNGHRPSVDVLFESAEALKIADQSIGAILTGMGGDGAKGLLKLKNSGCLTVGQNKETCVVYGMPRVAFEIGAVNHQLPLDQIGEKIKALAQL, from the coding sequence ATGACAGTTCGTAAAGTTCTAATTGTAGACGATCAAAAATCTGTTCGCTCCATGATACGTAAGTGGATCGAATCGGATCCGGAATGGAAAGTAGCTGCAGAGGCGTCTAACCCGTTTGAGGCGAGAGATCGGATATTGGAAACTGGTCCGGATGCAATGACTTTGGACGTTCATATGCCCGGAATGGATGGGATCGAATTTTTAAAGAAACTTCTTCCTCAATACCCATTGCCGGTCATCATGTTCAGCTCCCTTACGACGGAAGGAGCAGGCACGACATTGGAAGCATTGGAAGCCGGGGCCTTCGACTTTTTGGCAAAACCATCGGGCACACCCGAAAGTCTGGAAGAAACGAAAACGGATTTGTTGGAAAAATTAAAATCAACAATCGGCTTCAATGCACAATCGAATTTTTTTCGCAATGCTTCGGTTTCAAAACTCAAGACACAGACACCGCAAACATCTATCTCTACTTACAAAAAAAAATTCATTCTAATCGGATCATCCACGGGTGGAACAAACGCACTTCGTACGGTCCTCTCTAACTTCAACGAACATATGCCCGCAACCCTAGTAGTTCAACATATGCCTGAGAATTTCACTCTTCTATTTGCAAAAAGATTGAGGTCTGAACTAGGGCTTGAAATTCGGGAAGCGCAAAATAACGAACGCATTGAAGCAGGAACTATTTTGATAGCTCCCGGAGATTTCCATCTAACGATTCAAAAAAACGGAAAAGATTATTTTACAAAACTGACAAAGACTGAAAAATATAACGGGCATAGGCCGTCAGTGGATGTTTTATTCGAATCGGCGGAAGCTTTAAAGATCGCAGACCAATCCATAGGTGCCATACTGACGGGCATGGGTGGAGACGGAGCAAAAGGACTTTTGAAACTTAAGAATAGCGGATGTTTGACCGTCGGTCAAAATAAAGAAACATGTGTCGTATACGGAATGCCTAGGGTCGCTTTTGAAATCGGTGCGGTGAATCACCAATTGCCCCTGGATCAAATCGGAGAAAAAATCAAAGCTTTGGCACAATTATGA
- a CDS encoding hybrid sensor histidine kinase/response regulator, with product MIPHLLIFDPSRSSAEVILKYIEELNYTAEHAIDEHSFWTSLQERRFSILILESTSIPSEGDSFFGKLKQNYPDLLIILTADESIWSNVSQYLNQHRAYDFIPKPVEKGKFKIAVERAFDFFILKQKAETVKEGENVLFRKMIEIFDWKKSLTGKESDNIAGHLIHQMNISLFQGSGIGTLMSIVSVLLSKSKFDESTSTYNINKNLFELIQENYEAARGMIDSMTVSQTIIDDSENVEDFLPPQTLFEITNEEVSDLSEALSLKNQKISVSGLPSGLSNSNLRCNTAKMKNVVRELLINAMKYSKENDTIYIIFFLKENFLELKILNPAYENSDHSVGVTGKHEQLVFEPFYRISSVVDDNYAKYEQFRFGLGLSLVRKIMEQHNANIEIYTIENNIRENKASEVCLTLRFPLKR from the coding sequence ATGATTCCCCATCTGTTAATATTCGATCCGTCCCGTTCCTCCGCAGAAGTAATTTTAAAGTATATCGAAGAATTAAATTATACCGCAGAACATGCGATAGACGAACATTCCTTTTGGACGTCTTTACAGGAAAGACGTTTTTCCATTTTGATCCTCGAATCTACAAGTATCCCTTCCGAAGGTGATTCTTTTTTCGGAAAACTGAAACAAAACTATCCGGATCTACTGATTATACTTACTGCCGACGAATCCATATGGAGTAATGTTTCCCAATATTTAAACCAACATCGCGCATATGATTTCATACCGAAGCCAGTGGAAAAAGGGAAATTTAAAATCGCAGTCGAAAGAGCTTTCGATTTTTTCATTCTAAAACAAAAAGCGGAAACCGTAAAAGAAGGAGAAAACGTCCTCTTTCGAAAAATGATAGAGATATTCGACTGGAAAAAGTCGCTTACAGGCAAAGAGTCCGACAATATTGCAGGACATCTCATTCACCAAATGAATATTAGTTTGTTCCAGGGAAGCGGAATCGGAACTCTGATGAGCATAGTTAGCGTACTTTTAAGCAAATCAAAATTTGACGAGTCTACATCCACTTATAATATAAATAAAAATCTATTCGAGCTCATTCAGGAAAACTATGAAGCAGCAAGAGGAATGATCGATAGTATGACTGTTTCACAAACGATCATCGATGATTCTGAAAACGTAGAGGACTTTCTTCCTCCTCAGACTTTATTCGAGATAACAAATGAAGAAGTTTCCGATTTGAGTGAGGCGCTTAGTTTAAAAAATCAAAAAATCTCGGTCAGCGGATTACCCAGCGGACTTTCCAATTCGAATTTAAGATGCAATACGGCAAAAATGAAAAATGTCGTAAGAGAATTACTCATCAACGCGATGAAGTATTCCAAAGAGAACGATACAATTTACATTATATTTTTTCTAAAGGAAAATTTTCTAGAATTGAAAATACTAAATCCCGCTTATGAAAATTCGGACCATTCCGTAGGTGTTACGGGGAAACACGAGCAATTGGTTTTCGAACCGTTTTATCGGATTTCTTCCGTTGTAGATGATAATTATGCAAAATACGAACAATTTCGATTCGGACTGGGTTTGTCCTTGGTTCGAAAAATCATGGAACAACATAATGCGAATATTGAAATCTATACAATTGAAAATAATATACGCGAAAATAAAGCAAGTGAAGTTTGTCTTACCTTACGTTTTCCTTTAAAGAGATAA
- a CDS encoding response regulator: protein MAKILTVDDAPVVLKILNLVLTTEGHDVTSASNGNDALAKIENEAFDIGIFDVNMPGMTGIELTKKVLETANGKNMKIVMLTTESSEEMKKKGQEAGAIGWLIKPFANESLIKLIQKLT from the coding sequence ATGGCAAAAATACTAACAGTGGATGATGCGCCGGTCGTATTAAAGATTTTGAATCTGGTTTTGACAACGGAAGGACATGACGTGACCTCCGCATCAAACGGAAACGACGCATTGGCAAAAATAGAGAATGAAGCTTTTGATATCGGAATCTTCGACGTGAACATGCCCGGAATGACGGGAATCGAACTCACGAAAAAAGTTCTGGAAACTGCGAATGGGAAAAATATGAAAATAGTAATGTTAACAACGGAATCAAGCGAAGAGATGAAAAAGAAGGGACAGGAAGCGGGAGCTATTGGTTGGTTGATCAAACCGTTCGCCAATGAGTCTCTGATCAAATTGATTCAAAAGCTTACTTAG
- a CDS encoding PAS domain-containing sensor histidine kinase has product MMDNQTFVLVWAVLFNFIITSALFYISTKKDFSFGLRSISIAFFILELRFFCLLFDEIWKTPILFPIAEILSLLSGCFLIHSYFKLSKKKIRSRYLLLLFASGTASILILYFLQIGPPYLAIPNVIVTAVGFFLIGLGFFFHPEFSPNLKKVIACIAWIIAIHRLNYPITLGIDSLKPWGYLINGTLVFALGVGIIIIFQLIHQKKLIESNEELESVQKKIKEINLRLLILNNQTPAILYSIRLDPSPHFDYVNSQAANLTGYSIQEFYEDKEILEKIIFHRDKAKFALFFEGTSPILLRWVHKNGKILWTEHYTTTVSDESGHPISIDGVALNVTETKNAEKSLAMEKNLNLTVFENAASLLIITSKQGLIENFNSSAEDLMGISREEAIGKFIYDIMLLATDRKALQDLIEDISDFQYITESITLRCISKDNQIRFLEWRLGTIKDRTGEIIKIIWIGIDQTLKRKAEIELNELNKSLENKILERTLELQNKNSDLNNALENLSKTQEKLIHSEKLASLGQLIAGLSHEINNPIGAIQASTETLHREWEDDYSSKNRQVIEDNILELTKLTNINIGLTTGIKNRKLRKDLKAKLETRGIKLAEAYAELLTDAGVVDISNDNLDLIYGCDNPETYNQLRRILVINGSMNHIFSATKRLSRITYALKNFAGIQSDSALIPYKLEDTIYSALNLYKDHFAKTVTLVTKFEFDGHLHCYPSDLIQMWSNFILNGLQAMNYHGTLTLKTGVTGNFIEVSIEDTGIGISEENRSKIFQPFFSTKEAGDGVGLGLYLIKEIVKHHHGLVSFESKETGTKFLVQFPI; this is encoded by the coding sequence ATGATGGATAACCAAACTTTCGTTTTAGTCTGGGCCGTTCTATTCAACTTTATTATTACATCTGCATTATTTTATATCTCTACAAAAAAAGATTTTTCTTTCGGACTGAGATCCATTTCGATTGCTTTTTTTATTTTAGAACTGAGATTCTTTTGTCTTCTCTTTGATGAAATATGGAAGACTCCGATTCTATTTCCCATAGCGGAAATTTTAAGTCTCTTGTCCGGATGTTTTTTGATTCATAGTTACTTCAAATTGTCTAAAAAAAAAATCAGATCGAGGTATTTGTTACTTCTGTTTGCATCCGGAACCGCCTCCATTCTGATACTCTATTTCCTTCAAATCGGACCGCCTTATCTGGCAATACCGAATGTAATCGTCACAGCTGTAGGATTTTTTCTGATAGGACTCGGTTTCTTTTTCCATCCCGAATTTTCACCTAACTTAAAAAAAGTCATTGCTTGTATTGCATGGATCATTGCAATTCACAGACTAAATTATCCGATCACATTGGGCATTGATTCCTTAAAACCTTGGGGATATCTAATCAACGGAACCCTTGTATTTGCGCTAGGGGTGGGGATCATTATCATTTTTCAGCTGATTCATCAAAAAAAATTAATCGAGTCCAACGAAGAATTGGAATCGGTTCAAAAAAAAATAAAAGAGATCAATCTCCGTCTTTTGATTTTAAACAATCAAACTCCCGCAATACTCTACAGCATCCGACTCGATCCATCGCCTCACTTTGATTACGTGAACTCGCAAGCGGCAAACTTGACCGGTTACAGTATTCAGGAATTTTACGAAGATAAGGAAATTTTGGAAAAGATCATTTTCCATAGGGACAAAGCAAAATTCGCACTCTTCTTTGAAGGAACCTCTCCAATTTTATTAAGATGGGTTCATAAAAACGGAAAAATACTTTGGACCGAACATTACACTACCACAGTTTCCGATGAAAGCGGACATCCGATCTCCATTGATGGAGTGGCCTTGAATGTTACCGAAACAAAAAACGCGGAAAAGTCACTAGCCATGGAGAAAAACCTGAACTTGACCGTATTTGAAAATGCTGCCAGTCTTTTGATTATCACTTCCAAACAAGGTTTGATTGAAAATTTCAATTCTTCCGCCGAAGATTTAATGGGGATTAGTCGGGAAGAAGCGATAGGAAAATTTATTTACGATATTATGCTGCTTGCTACCGATAGAAAAGCTCTGCAGGACTTAATCGAAGACATTTCGGATTTTCAATACATTACGGAAAGTATTACTCTTCGTTGTATTTCCAAAGACAATCAAATCAGATTCTTGGAATGGAGGCTTGGCACGATCAAAGACAGAACGGGAGAAATCATCAAAATCATCTGGATCGGTATCGACCAGACTTTAAAACGAAAAGCTGAAATAGAATTGAACGAACTCAATAAATCTTTGGAAAATAAAATCCTGGAAAGAACACTTGAGTTACAAAATAAAAATTCAGACCTAAACAATGCTTTGGAAAATCTAAGTAAAACACAGGAAAAACTGATCCACTCCGAAAAGCTTGCTTCCCTCGGTCAATTGATCGCAGGTCTGTCTCATGAAATCAATAACCCTATAGGAGCGATACAAGCTTCCACTGAAACATTACATAGGGAATGGGAAGACGACTATAGCTCCAAAAACAGACAAGTCATAGAAGATAACATCCTAGAGTTGACAAAGTTAACAAACATTAACATAGGTTTAACGACCGGAATTAAGAATCGAAAATTGCGAAAAGATTTGAAAGCAAAACTGGAAACAAGGGGGATCAAACTTGCAGAAGCTTATGCGGAACTTTTAACGGATGCAGGAGTAGTAGATATCAGTAATGATAACCTGGATTTGATATACGGTTGTGATAATCCTGAAACTTATAATCAATTGAGAAGGATTTTGGTGATCAACGGATCAATGAATCATATTTTTTCCGCTACCAAACGCCTTTCCCGAATCACATACGCCTTAAAAAACTTTGCAGGAATTCAATCCGATAGCGCATTAATACCCTATAAGCTGGAAGATACTATTTATTCCGCACTGAACCTTTATAAAGACCATTTTGCAAAAACAGTAACCTTAGTCACCAAATTCGAGTTTGATGGACATCTCCATTGTTACCCGTCAGATTTGATTCAAATGTGGTCCAATTTCATTCTGAACGGTCTCCAAGCGATGAATTACCATGGGACTCTTACCCTTAAGACCGGAGTTACGGGCAATTTTATCGAAGTATCGATAGAAGATACCGGCATAGGCATCAGTGAAGAAAACCGATCAAAAATATTCCAACCATTCTTCTCAACGAAAGAAGCAGGGGATGGCGTAGGACTCGGACTTTATTTGATTAAGGAGATTGTAAAACATCATCACGGACTAGTTTCCTTTGAATCAAAGGAAACAGGGACAAAATTTCTAGTACAATTTCCTATCTAA
- the purM gene encoding phosphoribosylformylglycinamidine cyclo-ligase — protein sequence MSDSNPISYKDSGVDTEKGQEFVQRIKQNVASTHNKNVLGGLGGFAACYDVSFLKNYNQPILLSGTDGVGTKLEIARQLDKHNTVGIDLVAMCVNDILVNGGKPLFFQDYIACGKLNVQKMEQIVSGIVEGCKLADCSLVGGETAEHPGLMDPEEYDLAGFVVGAVEKSKMIDGASIKKGDSIIGLPSSGPHSNGFSLIRKLLLPNGKLPTGSSELEFIEKHVFIPTKIYVKLILELIEKVSVKGMVHITGGGFYENIPRVLPKGLGAQITKSNIPSSYVFEKLKTDHKLKEEDMFATFNMGVGYILVVDPKEESNLLSQLQELGESGVKIGEVDESAKIHFR from the coding sequence ATGTCTGATTCAAATCCCATCTCATACAAAGATTCCGGTGTTGATACCGAAAAGGGACAAGAGTTTGTCCAAAGAATCAAACAAAACGTTGCTTCCACACATAACAAAAATGTTCTGGGTGGGCTTGGCGGATTTGCCGCATGTTATGATGTTAGTTTTTTAAAAAATTACAATCAACCGATTTTACTCTCCGGCACGGACGGAGTGGGAACCAAATTGGAAATCGCAAGGCAGCTCGATAAACACAACACAGTCGGTATTGATTTGGTAGCGATGTGCGTGAACGATATATTGGTGAATGGAGGGAAACCTCTTTTTTTCCAAGACTATATCGCATGTGGAAAATTGAACGTGCAAAAAATGGAACAGATCGTTTCGGGAATTGTGGAAGGATGCAAACTTGCGGACTGTTCTCTGGTCGGAGGAGAAACTGCGGAACACCCGGGGCTTATGGATCCGGAAGAATACGATTTGGCCGGATTCGTAGTAGGTGCCGTGGAAAAATCCAAAATGATAGACGGAGCATCCATTAAAAAAGGGGATTCGATCATCGGGTTGCCTTCCAGTGGACCGCATAGCAACGGTTTTTCGCTTATTCGAAAACTACTTCTACCGAACGGAAAACTGCCGACTGGTTCCTCCGAATTGGAATTTATCGAAAAGCATGTTTTTATTCCCACAAAGATCTACGTGAAGTTGATTTTGGAACTAATCGAAAAAGTCTCCGTTAAAGGAATGGTTCATATCACCGGAGGCGGGTTTTATGAAAATATTCCCAGAGTATTGCCTAAAGGACTCGGAGCACAAATCACAAAATCGAACATACCTTCTTCCTATGTATTTGAAAAATTGAAAACGGATCATAAACTGAAAGAAGAAGATATGTTTGCCACTTTCAATATGGGAGTAGGTTATATTTTGGTCGTAGATCCGAAAGAGGAATCGAATTTACTCTCCCAGTTACAGGAATTAGGTGAGTCCGGAGTCAAAATCGGCGAAGTGGACGAAAGCGCGAAGATTCATTTTAGATAG